Proteins encoded in a region of the Anaerolineales bacterium genome:
- a CDS encoding NAD-dependent malic enzyme, with protein MRQSAPPPDKLVWVHDPARNKGTAFTETERDALGLRGLLPPRVTTLQQQTLRVLENLLRKPNDLEKYIFLMGLLDRNETLFYRVLVDHLAELLPIVYTPTVGQACQEYGHIFRRPRGMFLSYADRGRQAQLLSHWPTDGVRVIVVTDGERILGLGDLGANGMGIPIGKLALYTALAGIPPSQCLPVTLDVGTENETLLRDPLYIGLPQRRIRGAAYDEFFEEFIAAAVERFPGVLVQMEDFGNLNAFRLLRAYRGRLCLFNDDIQGTGAVALAGLCAALRITGGRLADQTIVFLGAGEAGIGIGDMTAAALAEEGLSLEEARRRCWFVDSKGLVVRGRTDLNEDKRRYAHDHPFLPDLLSAVEALRPTAIVGAAGKRGMFPRPVLEAMARNHERPIVFALSNPTSKQECTAEEAYAATEGRAIFASGSPSAPQTVGGKEIVPGQGNNAYIFPGVGLAIVACGITRVTDEMFLAAAKALAREVSESDLAQGSVYPRLERIRAVAAEIATAAAETAYRQGLAAVPRPADLPAHIRSQMYDPIYPSYG; from the coding sequence ATGAGACAATCCGCCCCCCCTCCCGACAAATTGGTGTGGGTCCACGATCCGGCCCGCAACAAGGGAACCGCCTTCACCGAGACGGAACGCGATGCGCTCGGATTGCGCGGCCTGTTGCCGCCCCGAGTAACCACGCTGCAGCAACAGACCCTGCGCGTACTGGAAAACCTGCTTCGCAAACCCAACGACCTGGAAAAATACATCTTTCTGATGGGGTTGCTCGACCGCAACGAGACGCTGTTCTACCGCGTCCTGGTCGATCATCTGGCGGAATTGCTTCCGATCGTCTACACGCCCACCGTCGGCCAAGCCTGCCAGGAATACGGGCACATCTTCCGCCGGCCGCGGGGGATGTTCCTCTCGTATGCCGACCGCGGCCGACAGGCGCAGCTGCTTAGCCACTGGCCGACCGACGGGGTACGGGTGATCGTGGTCACCGACGGCGAGCGCATCCTGGGGCTGGGCGATCTGGGGGCGAACGGCATGGGCATCCCGATCGGCAAGCTGGCGCTCTACACCGCCCTGGCGGGAATTCCTCCGTCGCAGTGCCTGCCGGTAACGCTCGACGTGGGCACCGAGAACGAAACCCTTTTGCGGGACCCTCTTTATATCGGCCTCCCACAGCGCAGGATCCGCGGCGCCGCCTACGATGAATTCTTCGAGGAGTTCATCGCCGCGGCGGTGGAGCGCTTTCCGGGGGTGCTGGTGCAGATGGAGGATTTCGGGAACCTGAACGCCTTCCGCCTGCTGCGCGCCTACCGCGGCCGGCTGTGCCTGTTCAACGACGACATCCAGGGAACGGGGGCGGTGGCGTTGGCGGGGCTGTGCGCGGCGTTGAGGATCACCGGCGGCAGGCTGGCCGACCAAACGATCGTCTTCCTCGGCGCGGGGGAAGCCGGCATCGGCATCGGCGACATGACGGCCGCCGCCCTGGCGGAGGAGGGGCTTTCCTTGGAGGAAGCGCGGCGGCGCTGCTGGTTCGTGGATTCCAAGGGCCTGGTCGTGCGCGGCCGGACCGACCTTAACGAAGACAAGCGGCGCTACGCGCACGACCATCCGTTTCTCCCGGACCTGCTCTCGGCCGTCGAAGCGCTGCGCCCGACCGCGATCGTGGGGGCCGCCGGCAAGCGCGGGATGTTCCCGCGGCCGGTGCTCGAGGCGATGGCCCGCAACCACGAGCGGCCAATCGTGTTCGCGCTTTCCAATCCCACCTCGAAGCAGGAATGCACCGCCGAGGAAGCTTACGCCGCGACGGAGGGGCGGGCGATCTTCGCCTCCGGAAGCCCGTCCGCGCCGCAAACCGTCGGAGGTAAAGAAATCGTCCCGGGCCAGGGCAACAACGCCTACATCTTTCCGGGGGTCGGCCTGGCCATCGTCGCTTGCGGGATCACCCGGGTCACCGACGAGATGTTCCTCGCGGCCGCCAAGGCGCTGGCGCGCGAGGTCTCGGAAAGCGACCTGGCGCAGGGAAGCGTGTATCCGCGCCTGGAACGGATCCGCGCGGTGGCGGCGGAAATCGCAACCGCGGCGGCCGAAACCGCCTACCGGCAGGGCTTGGCCGCCGTTCCGCGGCCGGCGGACCTTCCCGCGCATAT
- a CDS encoding isoaspartyl peptidase/L-asparaginase, translating into MERMLLLANYEGRSGVPKAVEMLKAKSSGLRAIVEGIKLVEADPEIHTVGLASRPNLLGELELDAAVMDGDTRRSGAVGALRGYKHPVEVAYEVMRRLDHEILVGKGAERFAREIGAESSVNETDYSAESWRSRLKDILTEEQRKRFPEINLLEVASVGRDPGSLFDTTVYLCIDHAGRICSAASTAGWPWKYPGRLGDSPIIGAGSYTDSRYGACACTGAGEMTIRAGTARAVVLYLELGYSLRDAVQKAAEDLSGLKTGFCEVVAIHAINSKGEHRVLTVNAEQPTKYLVWNDGMSAPVVREAKAFQAD; encoded by the coding sequence ATGGAACGAATGTTGCTGCTCGCCAATTACGAAGGGCGGTCCGGCGTTCCCAAGGCCGTCGAGATGCTCAAGGCCAAATCTTCCGGCTTGCGGGCGATCGTCGAGGGAATCAAACTGGTTGAAGCTGATCCGGAAATCCACACCGTCGGCCTCGCCTCGCGGCCGAATCTGCTGGGCGAGTTGGAGTTGGATGCGGCCGTCATGGACGGGGATACGCGCCGCAGCGGGGCGGTGGGCGCCCTGCGCGGATACAAGCACCCCGTCGAGGTGGCCTATGAGGTCATGCGGCGGCTGGACCATGAGATTCTGGTCGGGAAGGGCGCAGAAAGGTTCGCCAGGGAGATCGGGGCGGAAAGCTCCGTCAACGAAACGGATTATTCGGCGGAATCGTGGAGGAGCCGATTGAAGGATATCCTGACGGAGGAGCAGCGAAAGCGGTTTCCGGAGATCAATCTACTCGAGGTCGCATCGGTCGGCAGGGACCCGGGGAGCTTATTCGACACCACGGTGTATTTGTGCATCGACCATGCGGGGAGGATCTGCTCCGCGGCCAGCACGGCCGGTTGGCCGTGGAAATATCCCGGCCGGCTGGGCGACAGCCCGATCATCGGCGCGGGAAGTTATACGGACAGCCGCTACGGCGCATGCGCCTGCACCGGGGCGGGGGAGATGACCATCCGCGCGGGGACGGCGCGGGCTGTCGTCCTCTATCTAGAGCTGGGCTATTCCCTGCGGGATGCGGTCCAAAAAGCCGCGGAAGACCTCTCCGGATTGAAAACCGGCTTTTGCGAAGTTGTAGCGATTCACGCGATCAATTCTAAGGGCGAGCACCGGGTTTTAACGGTGAACGCCGAACAGCCGACGAAATACCTTGTTTGGAACGACGGCATGTCCGCCCCCGTCGTCCGGGAGGCGAAAGCGTTCCAAGCGGATTAA
- the pncA gene encoding bifunctional nicotinamidase/pyrazinamidase translates to MKALILVDIQNDFCPGGALAVPEGDAVIPIANRLQKEFDLVVATQDWHPRGHASFASTHGKPVYEVIEIRGAPQTLWPDHCVQGTAGAELAPGLERTRIARVFQKGTDPEIDSYSGFLDADHKHSTGLADYLREKGVEEIYIAGLATDYCVKSTALDAVQLGFRTRVIEDACRGVNIQPDDSLKALEEMQAAGVIVVAGRAILLLGKSAKARQATRRRGRKKPPSPGKNRKR, encoded by the coding sequence ATGAAGGCGTTGATATTGGTCGACATTCAAAATGATTTTTGCCCCGGGGGCGCGCTGGCGGTGCCGGAGGGAGACGCGGTGATCCCGATCGCCAATCGGCTGCAGAAGGAATTCGACCTGGTCGTGGCGACCCAGGACTGGCACCCGCGCGGGCACGCGAGCTTTGCCAGCACGCACGGAAAGCCGGTCTACGAGGTGATCGAGATCCGCGGTGCGCCGCAGACGCTGTGGCCGGACCACTGCGTGCAGGGCACGGCGGGTGCGGAACTGGCTCCCGGGTTGGAGCGGACCCGCATCGCGCGGGTGTTTCAAAAGGGGACCGATCCGGAAATCGACAGCTATAGCGGGTTTCTGGACGCGGACCACAAGCATTCCACCGGGCTGGCGGACTACCTGCGTGAGAAGGGCGTCGAGGAAATCTACATCGCCGGGCTGGCCACTGACTACTGCGTGAAATCCACCGCGCTCGACGCCGTCCAGCTTGGCTTCCGCACGCGGGTGATCGAAGACGCGTGCCGAGGGGTGAACATCCAACCGGATGATTCTCTGAAAGCGCTGGAGGAGATGCAAGCGGCGGGGGTGATAGTCGTGGCCGGCCGCGCAATCCTCCTCCTTGGCAAGTCCGCAAAGGCCCGGCAGGCGACACGGCGCCGCGGGCGGAAGAAACCGCCGAGTCCCGGAAAGAATCGAAAGCGGTAG